From Candidatus Methylomirabilota bacterium:
GTAGAGCCTCCGGATGAGGAAGCGCTCGACGAGGAGCCCGAACGTCCCCACCATGAGCGGGGCCAGCAGCAGGGCCAGCCAGAAGTTGCGCGTGAGGCCGAGAAAGAAGACGGTGAAGTAGGCGCCCAGCATGTAGAGCGCCCCGTGCGAGAAATTGACCACGGTCATGAGCCCGAAGATCAGCGACAAGCCGATCGCGAGCAGCACGAAGAGCATCCCCAGCACCAGACCGGTGAAGATCTGGGGCAGGACCGCGGCGAGCGAGAACTCCATCGGGCCTAGACGAACCCCTTCTCGGCGCAGGTCCGGTCATACTTCTCGTCCGCGGCCACCTTGGTGACCATGTCCATCAGCCCCCACTCGCCCTTGGTCTTGCCGGGGCCGCGCCCCTTGACGATCCACATGTCCTGCATGGCCTTGTTGTCGCAGGCCCGCCACCACTCCTTGCCCTTGTAGTGGTCGTAGACGGGGCTTTTCCTGAGCGCGTTCGCCACGGCTTCCGAGTCGGTCGATTTGGCCAGCTCGACCCCGCGCGCGACCTCAAGCACCCCCGAGTAGGAGTACGCGCCGTAGTCGCCGGGCGGCATATTGAACTTCTTCATGGACGCCTCGACGAACTTCTTCGCCGACGGAACCGTGTCCTGCAGCTCCCAGTACCAGTTGATCGAGCCGTAGATGTCCGAGTAGAGCTCCGGCCCACCTTCTTTCAGGTAAGAGATCCACAGAAGCGGCTGGGCGAGCTTCATGGTCTTGTCCATCCCGAAGCTCCGCGCCTGCTTGAGGAAGGCGATATTGTCCGCGCCGGGCGTCACCGACATCAGCACGTCGGGCTTGGCCGCCTGGATCTTCGGCAGGTGGGCCGAGAACTCCGCGCTGCCGAGCGGGTACGGGGTGGCGCCGAGCAGGGTGCCACCGTTTTTCTGGAGCGTGTCCTGGAGCACCGCGTTGTTCTGCTTGCCCCAGGCGTAGTCGGCGTAGATGATCCACCACTTCTTGCCGAGGTTCTGGGCGGTCCAGGTGCCCATCACGCGCGAGGTGATGGTGGGGTTGAGGGCCACGTGGAAGGTGATCGGGCTCGTGTCGGGCTTGGCGCTGATCTCGTCGGACTGACTGGTGGAGATGAAGAGAACCTTGGCTTTCTTGGTCTGCTCATTGATGGCCATCTGGACATGCGCGGCGAGGCCGCCGACGATGAACTGGCACTTCTGGTTCTCGATCAGCTCCTTGGTGCGCTGGGCGCCGACGGCTGGCTTGAGCTCGTCGTCGCGGAAGAGCACCTCGACCTTGCGGCCCATGATGCCGCCCTTCGCGTTGAGCTCGTCCACGGCGAGTTGCGCGCCACGCTGCATGTCCGCGGCCAGGGCCGCGAAGGGCCCGGTCAGGGGCAGCGGGCAGCCGATGCGGATCGGGTCGCCGCCCTGGGCGCGAAGAGCAGCCGGGAAGGCGGCGGTGGCGATGGCCGCGGAGGTGCCAGCGAGGAATGAGCGCCGGTTCATGGGAGGCCTCCTCTGCCTTGAGGGAAACGTCGAGCCTGAATGCGCGCCATGATAGGAGACGGGCCCCAGGCCTGTCAATCACGGCCGATCGGGGTCACCGGTTAGGCGTCTGTCGAAGTAATTCCATGCCCTCGCGAGCAGGGATGTTCCGCTTCGAGCGCCGGCTTCGCCGGGGCAATCTGTCCGGGGGGAGGTTCCGGAAGGGGGGCGGAGCCCCCCTCCGAGCTACTTAGGCGGGGTGGACGCCGAGGATCTCGCGCAGCTTCCGGACGAGCACGGTCGCCGAGAACGGCTTCTGAAGGAATGCCGTGCTCGCATCCAGCACGCCGTGATGCACGACGGCGCTGTCGGTGTAGCCCGACATGTACAGGACCTTGGTCTCGGGTCGCTGGACGGCAAGCCGCTCCGCCACCTCGCGCCCGCCCATCTCCGGCATCACCACGTCCGTGAGCATGAGATCGATCGCTCCCGAGTGCTGCTCGGAGATCCTGAGCGCCTCGGCGCCGTGACGGGCCTCGAGCACGGTGTAGCCGTGCGCCTCGAGAATGTCGCGCGTCAAGTCTCGCACCGTGTCCTCGTCCTCGACGAGCAGAATGGTCTCGACGCCGTGCGCAGGCGCAGGGAGCGAAGATCCGGCATGGCTATCGTCGATCGGCTCCTCGATTCGAGGCAGATAGATCTTGAAAGAGGCGCCTTTTCCGGGCTCGCTATAGACCCAGATATTGCCGCCGCTCTGCTTGACGATGCCATAGACCATGGCCAGGCCCAGACCGGTGCCCTTGCGGGGTCCTTTGGTCGTGAAGAAGGGCTCGAAAATGTGCGCCTGCGTCTGCGCATCCATGCCGATGCCGGTGTCGCTCAGGGCCAGCATGACGTGCGGGCCGGGGCGGGCCCCCACGTGCTTGCGGGCATAGCCGGCATCCAGATCGACGTTGGCCGTCTCGAGGGTGAGCCGGCCTCCCTCCGGCATCGCGTCCCTGGCGTTGACGGCCAGATTCATGATGATCTGCTCGATCTGCCCGGGGTCGGCTTTCACGTGCCCGAGGGCCGAGCCGAGGACGGTGACGAGGTCGATGTCTTCTCCGATCAAGCGCCGGAGCATCTCGCCCATCTTCGGGACCACGGCATTCAGGTCCAGCACCACCGGATTCAGCACCTGCTTCCGGCTGAAGGCGAGGAGCTGACGCGTCAGGTCGGCGGCCCGCTGTGCCGTCTGCTCGATGATCTTGGCCGTCGAACGCTTCGGATCCGTGGCGTCCAGGTCATTCAGGAGGAGCTCCGTTCGACCCATGATCACCATGAGGAGATTGTTGAAGTCGTGGGCGACCCCACCGGCCAGATGCCCGATGGCTTCCATCTTGCCGGCCTGGGCCAGCTGGCCCTGGGTCTGGGCGAGCTCCTCGTACGCTCGCTGGGTCTCCTGGTAGAGACGACTATTCTCCAGCGCGACAGCGGCCTGAGCGGCGAAGGCCGTGGCCATGATCAGATCCTCGGCGCAGAACCCCTCCGGCCGCCGGGAGAGAATGGTGAGCACGCCCACCACGCGTTCCCCCACCTTGACGGGCACGGCGAGCATGGCTCGATAACCGCGTCGGGAGCAGCTCTCCCGATGAGCGGCGGTGACCCGGTGATCATTCGCGAGGTCCGCCACGAGCAGAGGCTCGCCTCCCACAGCGACTCTCCCGGACAGGCTTTCCCCGACCTTGAGACGTGAGGTGACCAGAACCTCCTTGGCATCGCCCCACGAGCCGGCGAGCACGAGCTCATCGCCTTCCACCCGTCGGAAACCAACCGATTCCGAGTCGAGGAGCCGCCCGCAGGCCTCGGAGATGGTCGCGAGCAGAGATTCCACGGGCTGAATCTTCGAGAGCTGCCGGCTCACTTCGAGGAGAGCCTCCAGATGGCTCTGACGAGTTTGCAAGGCCTGCCGCATCCGGGCATTGCGGATGGCGATGGCCGCCTGGTCGGCGAGAAGC
This genomic window contains:
- a CDS encoding ABC transporter substrate-binding protein, whose product is MNRRSFLAGTSAAIATAAFPAALRAQGGDPIRIGCPLPLTGPFAALAADMQRGAQLAVDELNAKGGIMGRKVEVLFRDDELKPAVGAQRTKELIENQKCQFIVGGLAAHVQMAINEQTKKAKVLFISTSQSDEISAKPDTSPITFHVALNPTITSRVMGTWTAQNLGKKWWIIYADYAWGKQNNAVLQDTLQKNGGTLLGATPYPLGSAEFSAHLPKIQAAKPDVLMSVTPGADNIAFLKQARSFGMDKTMKLAQPLLWISYLKEGGPELYSDIYGSINWYWELQDTVPSAKKFVEASMKKFNMPPGDYGAYSYSGVLEVARGVELAKSTDSEAVANALRKSPVYDHYKGKEWWRACDNKAMQDMWIVKGRGPGKTKGEWGLMDMVTKVAADEKYDRTCAEKGFV
- a CDS encoding GAF domain-containing protein is translated as MPELATLPPRLETLLEMSRQLSRILPLDALLGKMAEACGSLLDSDSVGIRVVDGDDLVLMGVWGDAHRAMPTPRIKIGESLTGTVVATGKPLLLSDPANDPRIAPASRIAYLRGGYRAFLGVPLKIGEQVLGALSIRTLRAEGFSSEDVSIATAFAAQAAIALDNARLYREAEARADKLKALSALTRLMTSAEGAREVCQAVARAATSLLGAASTRVSVADPTARVLRTEGGFSLDPHIEQIVTEVPVIPYGEGLTGRIAESRTPDFILDIGQDPQLRNRRLSSVAGLRGFAGLPLIADDQTVGVLAIFFREPRSFTSEEQELMALLADQAAIAIRNARMRQALQTRQSHLEALLEVSRQLSKIQPVESLLATISEACGRLLDSESVGFRRVEGDELVLAGSWGDAKEVLVTSRLKVGESLSGRVAVGGEPLLVADLANDHRVTAAHRESCSRRGYRAMLAVPVKVGERVVGVLTILSRRPEGFCAEDLIMATAFAAQAAVALENSRLYQETQRAYEELAQTQGQLAQAGKMEAIGHLAGGVAHDFNNLLMVIMGRTELLLNDLDATDPKRSTAKIIEQTAQRAADLTRQLLAFSRKQVLNPVVLDLNAVVPKMGEMLRRLIGEDIDLVTVLGSALGHVKADPGQIEQIIMNLAVNARDAMPEGGRLTLETANVDLDAGYARKHVGARPGPHVMLALSDTGIGMDAQTQAHIFEPFFTTKGPRKGTGLGLAMVYGIVKQSGGNIWVYSEPGKGASFKIYLPRIEEPIDDSHAGSSLPAPAHGVETILLVEDEDTVRDLTRDILEAHGYTVLEARHGAEALRISEQHSGAIDLMLTDVVMPEMGGREVAERLAVQRPETKVLYMSGYTDSAVVHHGVLDASTAFLQKPFSATVLVRKLREILGVHPA